The nucleotide sequence CTGCGAAACTTTCAAGGGAAGCATTTAAATTTCCAAGATTTGCAGGAACAGGCGGTTCTTCTTCATCGTCTTCTAGCTCATCCATCTGCGCACAAAAGAGCCAGGCAAGATATAAGCATCGATAGTCCCCCTGGATAAGATCGGAACGTAATGAAATCAATGGAGAGAGATAACCTTCACCTTCTTCCCAATCATAATCTTCGGTTTCAGATGTAAAATCAAAGATCAGGTAATCTCCCTTTTCATAGATAGTCCAACTATCTCCGATGCAATATTTACTTGCCAGATCCAAATCTATTAATTTTCGTGGAATTCTCAGAAGAAGCTGATGGATTCCCCAGTTGGAGACATATAAAAAGGCATCAAAATATTTTTCTACCAGTTTTAACGGGGTACCTTTGAAGTTGCCATAGTTGTATTCATTGACAAAACTTGTGGAGGTGATTTGCGCTCTGGAGGATATATCCCGAAGCACTTGTTGATCTTTTTGAGATAAAGGTTTGTCTATGGCCTGAAATTCATAATACTGGTATTCACTCATATTTGTTCCTTATATTAGTCTCAAGTAGGTCTGTTTGAATACAACGAAAACGGATATTCTCTCGACCCAATGAAAAATCTTCACGAAACGCACGCATGTTACCTCAATCATTCCATGCAGGCAAGATGGGTCAGTTCGTCTTGGTCGTAGAGTTGCAGGAGTTTATTCAAGGTGCCCTGTTGGACAACGTGGCGGATGTATTCGTTCTTGGGCAGGGACAGTTTTATGTGGTAATTTTTGGGCATGCTTCATATGCTGCCGTTAACAGTTTTTCATGGTAGTCTTTCGAGGCGTGGTGTATGAAGGGAGTGTGGGATAGTAGGTTTGGAGTATAGGGCAATATAACATATGGTGGATTCGCAATAGCCCTTTTTGTCTGATTTTTTTTCATTTTACGAGTTCATATGGAATTTTCCCCATCAAATGTAGCATTTAATCGACATGAATCTTTTTCTCTCCGTTTTGGATGGTTGACGAAGGGGTTTAAGGCATTTCAAGATAATCCTGACTTTTTTTCTGCTCCAGATGCCGTAGTGCAACTTGGTGTTGGTAAAAACATGGTAAATTCAATTCGTCACTGGCTGAGAGCCGCCCAATTGATTGAAATAAATAATGATGAAAAAAGGGTGACCCGTATCGGTGAGGCTATCTTTGATAGAAAAAGAGGATATGATCCATATTTAGAAGATGAAGCCACTATCTGGCTCATACATTGGCTAGTTGCGACTAACCCGATTCATGCGACATCTTGGTACTGGTTTTTTAATCGTTTCCATAAGACTGAGTTTACTAGCCAAGAAGTGTATACGGCCTTGCTTGATTTTTCGCAAGAAAATATCACCGGAAAGTACTCCGAGAATTCAATAAAAAATGACTGTGCCGTTTTACTGAGAACCTATGTCCAATCAAGAGGAGATACAAAAATACCAGCAGAAGAAGCTCTTGATTCACCTCTGTCATTGCTGAAGCTTATCACCTATACCAAAGCGACTAAAACATACCAATCTTGTCTAAAACGACGCGACGACCTACCTATAGGTATTGTAGGGTATGCTTTGGCTGATTTATTTAGGCAGCGAAAGATAAAAGAAATTTCTATGGAAGATCTTGTTTACAGTAGTGACGGACAAGTTGCCCCCGGCCCAATTTTTCGGTTGTCGGAAAACGATCTGATCGCTAAACTTGAAGATCTCGTTTATTATCTTCCTAACATTTTTAAAACATCCGAGAGCGCAGGTATTCATCAACTTTACCTCTTACAGGATATTGACCCGTTGATCTATATTAAAGAGCATTACAAGACCCAACAACAGGGATAACCGGCATGAGTTTACAAGATTGTATTGTTATTGATACCGTATACACCCGCTCAATCAATCTTGAACGGGATATTGACTCTGCTGCTATTGTCGAGGCGTATATCCCAACCACCCGTTCACTCTATACCCTTCGCAAACTAGCTAATACCTTTAACAAAAATAATACTCCCCGTTCTTGGGCGTTGATTGGCCCTTATGGCTCTGGTAAATCCTCTTTTGCTGTTTACTTATCTCACTTGCTCTATGGAACCAATGACAATAATACAGAAAGAGTTTTTTCCTCGCTTGCTAACCATAGTCAGGGACTCATTGAAAAATTTATTAATTATACTGACGGAACAAAGGGGTTCGTATCTATACTGCTCACAGGGTCTCCAGATCCCTTAATACCTCGTTTCTTATTAAGTTTACAAAAATCGGTATATTCTTTTTGGCGGGATATTCCTGGGCCGCCACCGACAATAATAGCAAAAATTGATGAGGCACTCCAAGAGGGTACCGTTAATACACATCAAGTTATTGGACTTGTTGAAATGCTTCGCCAAGCGGTGGAAAAGGCCGGTGGAGCCGGAGTTCTTATCGTTTTTGATGAACTTGGTAAATTTCTCGAATACGAAGCACGCCATTATGAGGCTAATGACATTTATCTTCTGCAATCCTTGGCAGAACTAGCGGTTACTGGACATAAAACCAATATCTACGTTTTCACTCTTATGCATCAAGGGTTCGAACAGTATGCTAGAGGGCTTGGTGAAGATCTACGTAATGAATGGAGTAAGATTCAAGGGCGTTTTGAAAATATACCGTTTCTTGAATCTACTGAGCAGACATTACATATTATAAGCAGAGCCTTCAAAAATAGGCTTACAGAAAGAGATAAAGACAGAATTGCGACTAACTGCAAAAAAATAGCTGCTGTTTTAGATAAAGAAAAAGCTCTGCCCGGTGGTATGCATAGAAATCTTGCTGCTGATCTTTTCGCACAATGCTATCCGTTACACCCCGTTTCAGTGTTACTTTTGCCTATTCTCTGTCAGAAGATGGCTCAGAATGAACGAACTCTTTTTAGTTATCTTGGTTCTAAAGAGCAGCATGGTTTACGCTATAGCCTTTCTGCAATTGACAAGATCGGCGAATGGGTTATGCCTTGGGAAATTTTTGATTATTTTATCCTTAATCAGCCTTCAGTTCTTACCGATCCTATTACTCATCGGCGCTGGGCGGAAGTTATCACCGCCATTGAACGTCTTGGGGATGTTCCAACGAACTATTTTGAATTACTAAAGACCATCGGTTTGCTGAACATTATTGGAGCCCAAGGGGGATTCAAGGCAAGTAAAAAGATTATTAGTCTTTGTGCTACGAGCAAAAGAGCTGCTACTATGGCTGCAAATGGCCTGATTGAATCTGCTGTTCTCCAATTTCGAAAATTCAGTAATGAGTATCGGGTTTGGCAGGGGAGTGATTTTGATTTAGATGCAGCTATCAAAGACGAACTTGATCAGATGGGGTATTTTGAACTTTGTGATGAGCTGAATAAGAGAAAGCCCCTTCAACCCATTGTCGCTCGTCGTCATACTATAGAGACTGGTTCGCTTCGTTATTTTTCTCCATCTTTTGTTGACGTAAATACATATAGAAAAAAATCAAATCAAGCAGGTCAGGAGCGAATTGTTTTTTGCTTAGTTGAATCCGCTGAAGAAATAAATAATGCCTATGACAAAGTAGTTCCATATTTTTCTGCACAGGATGTGGTGGGTATCTATCGAAATGGTGTCCAACTCAGGGAGGCTGTGGCCGAAGTAATTGCTCTGCACCGGGTTGAAAATAAGTGTCAGGAGGTAAATAGTGATCCTGTTGCCCAGCGAGAATTTAAGGATCGCCTCGCAGTGGCTGAACAACTAGAGGACGAGTTGCTCTCCGCCTTGCTGGAAACTCCACAAGAAGCAGAGTGGTTCTGGAGACAAGAAAAGTTAACTGTCACTGGAAAACGGGAACATCAGCAAAAACTTTCTACGATTCTGGATGCAGTATACCGCGACACCCCTTATATTCATAATGAGCTGATCAATCGAGAAAAGCCGTCTGCTCAAGCTAATGCCGCTCGTAATAAACTGGTAATGGCCATGATTAACCATTTGGACGAGCCGGA is from Candidatus Electrothrix sp. GW3-4 and encodes:
- a CDS encoding DUF4007 family protein; this translates as MEFSPSNVAFNRHESFSLRFGWLTKGFKAFQDNPDFFSAPDAVVQLGVGKNMVNSIRHWLRAAQLIEINNDEKRVTRIGEAIFDRKRGYDPYLEDEATIWLIHWLVATNPIHATSWYWFFNRFHKTEFTSQEVYTALLDFSQENITGKYSENSIKNDCAVLLRTYVQSRGDTKIPAEEALDSPLSLLKLITYTKATKTYQSCLKRRDDLPIGIVGYALADLFRQRKIKEISMEDLVYSSDGQVAPGPIFRLSENDLIAKLEDLVYYLPNIFKTSESAGIHQLYLLQDIDPLIYIKEHYKTQQQG